The Euphorbia lathyris chromosome 3, ddEupLath1.1, whole genome shotgun sequence genome contains a region encoding:
- the LOC136223548 gene encoding transcription termination factor MTERF6, chloroplastic/mitochondrial-like, with product MFHSICKTLLHSRNCYIVTAYHNPSMVVPLILRYFSSDADNPHSFTLSYLTKTCGLSPKSALSASKIVQFESSEQPDSVLSCFQKFGFSKIQISEMIRKFPKVLCCYPEKTISPKLEFFLSRGASTPELVKMFTSNPWILSRSLENQLIRTYNILIGLFQSEDKAIEVFKRNPRVRCNSPEALIPNINTLRENGVPESNILWLFRKHWLCIEAIPIKFQKIVEEVKEMGFSPLKLQFVEAIMILTVVSKSKRDGKVEVYKRWGWSDKDVTNAFKKYPRCMAYSEDNIRATMDFYVNKMGLESSVIMNSPVLLGLSLKKRLIPRGAVIQFLSSKGLVKSDSSITTLFMCPEMRFLEKYVNCHEEAPHLITLYNILVYCRALFGCSLKKRII from the exons ATGTTTCATTCTATCTGCAAAACGCTTCTCCATTCTAGAAATTGCTACATTGTCACAGCTTATCATAACCCATCAATGGTGGTTCCATTAATACTCAGATACTTTTCCAGTGATGCTGACAATCCACACTCTTTTACTCTTTCTTACCTCACTAAAACATGTGGCCTATCTCCCAAATCTGCTCTTTCTGCTTCTAAaattgtccaatttgaatcctCCGAGCAACCTGATTCTGTCCTATCCTGTTTCCAAAAGTTTGGATTCTCCAAAATCCAAATCTCTGAAATGATTAGAAAATTCCCAAAAGTGCTATGTTGCTATCCAGAGAAGACCATTTCCCCCAAACTTGAGTTCTTCCTCTCTAGAGGAGCTTCAACCCCTGAACTTGTAAAAATGTTCACTTCCAACCCCTGGATCTTGAGTAGGAGCTtagaaaatcaattgattcgtacttataatattttaattgggTTGTTCCAATCCGAAGACAAAGCCATTGAAGTGTTTAAAAGAAATCCTCGGGTTAGATGTAATAGTCCTGAAGCATTGATACCAAACATCAACACCTTAAGAGAAAATGGAGTGCCTGAATCAAATATATTGTGGCTATTTCGTAAACATTGGCTATGCATTGAAGCAattccaatcaaattccaaaaGATAGTGGAAGAAGTGAAGGAAATGGGATTCAGTCCCTTGAAGTTGCAGTTTGTTGAAGCAATCATGATATTGACAGTAGTGAGCAAATCAAAGAGAGATGGAAAGGTAGAGGTTTATAAGAGGTGGGGTTGGTCTGATAAAGATGTCACTAATGCCTTCAAAAAGTATCCACGGTGCATGGCATACTCAGAGGATAATATAAGGGCTACTATGGATTTTTATGTCAACAAGATGGGTTTAGAGTCTTCAGTCATTATGAATTCTCCTGTGCTACTTGGATTAAGCTTGAAGAAGAGACTCATTCCAAGAGGGGCAGTTATTCAATTTCTGTCATCTAAGGGCCTGGTTAAATCGGATTCAAGCATAACTACTCTGTTCATGTGTCCGGAGATGCGGTTCTTGGAAAAATATGTGAATTGTCATGAGGAAGCTCCTCATTTGATTACTTTGTATAACA TCTTGGTCTATTGCCGTGCATTATTTGGATGTAGCTTGAAGAAGAGGATCATTTGA